Within the Gloeobacter kilaueensis JS1 genome, the region TGGCGGCCTTGCGGATCAGATCGCCAAATAGCGGCAGCCAGAGCCGGACCCGGTCGATCGAGCGGCGGCCACGAGGGGAGCGGTAGGTGCGCCGATAAAACCAGACGACGAAGGCCACGAGAGCCACGAGCACCAGCCAGTTGAGGGGTTGCTGCAAAAAGGTGCTGAGAGACATCAACAGCTGCGTAAAGGCAGGGAGGGTGCCCCCTAACTGGTCGAAGATGCCCTTGAAGACCGGCAGGATAAAGGTGACCATCGCGAGGAAGATGCCGACGGCGAGCACGAGCACGGTAATCGGATAGGCGAGGGCGGAGCGCACCTGGCGCTGCAGCCGGTCTTGATCTTCGAGCAACTTGGAGAGCCGTTCGAGCACCTCGTCGAGCACGCCGCCCTGCTCTCCGGCGGTGATCATCGCCACAAAGAGATTGTCGAAGGCGTCAGGAAATTTGCGCATCGCCCCCGCCAGACTGCTGCCCTGCTGCACATCGACGTTGATCTGGGCGAGGTATTTTTTGAGTTTGCGGTTGCTGGTCTGCTCTTCGAGCACCGTCAGCGAGCGGACGAGGGCGACACCGGCGTTGGTGAGGGCCGAGAGTTGCCGGGCAAGGAGGGATTTGTCGCGGACGGTGATGCGGGTGGTGGCCAGACGCAGTGCCTCAAGGGAGAAGCGCCCGCCGGGCTGCTCGGGCTTTACTTCGGCAATTTCGATCACGTACATGCCCTTTTCGCGCAGTTGCGAGCGGAGAATGGTAGCGTTGTCGGCCTCGGCAGTCTGTTCGAGGGGTGCCCCCCGGTAGTCGCGGACGCGGTATCTGAACGTGGGCATGGCAGCTTACCTGTGGCTAGTAGGGGCGGCTGGTGGCAGGCCGGGGAGCGGCTCCTCCCAACATGCGCTGGAATTCTTCGGGCCGGGAGGTGTAGGTAAGGGCGTTTTCGAGGGCGATCTGACCGGAGGTGACCAGGTCGCGCAGGGAGCTTTCGAGCGTCTTCATTCCGAGGCTGCCGCCGGTCTGCAGGGCAGAGTAGATCTGGCTGGTCTTGCCCTCGCGGATGAGGTTGGCGATGGCGGGGTTGACAACCATGATCTCCTGGGCCATCACCCGCGACTGCAGTCCCCGGCCCGCCTGCACCCTCGGGATCAAGGTCTGGGAGAAGACGGCGACCAGCGAATTGGAGAGCTGGACGCGGATCTGCTGCTGCTGGGCGGGCGGGAAGACATCGACCATGCGATCGACTGTCTGGGCGGCGGAGCTGGTGTGCAGGGTCGCAAAGACGAGGTGGCCGGTCTCAGCGGCGGTGATCGCCAGTTGAATCGTCTCAAGGTCGCGCATCTCGCCGACTAAGATCACGTCGGGATCTTCGCGCAGGGCGGCGCGCAGGGCGTTGGCAAAGCTTTTGGTGTCTTCGCCCAACTGGCGCTGGTTGATGAGGGAGCGCTTGGGAACGAACAGATATTCGATCGGATCCTCGACGGTGAGGATGTGCTCGGAGCGGCTGCCGTTGATGTAATCGACGAGGGAGGCGAGGGTGGTCGTCTTGCCGGAGCCGGTGGGACCGGTGACGAGCACCAGCCCACGGGGCCGATCGGCGATCTCGCGCATGACCGGCGGCAGGCCCAGTTCCTGGATCGTCGGGATGCGGGAGCTGAGGGCGCGCAGAGCTGCGGCGTAGTTGCCCTTGTCTTTATAGACATTGACGCGAAAGCGGGTGCCGCCGTGGCTGTAGGAGCAGTCCAATTCCCAGTTCTGCTCAAGCTGCAGCCGCTGGTTGTTGCTGAGTAGCGGCAGGA harbors:
- a CDS encoding type II secretion system F family protein; the protein is MPTFRYRVRDYRGAPLEQTAEADNATILRSQLREKGMYVIEIAEVKPEQPGGRFSLEALRLATTRITVRDKSLLARQLSALTNAGVALVRSLTVLEEQTSNRKLKKYLAQINVDVQQGSSLAGAMRKFPDAFDNLFVAMITAGEQGGVLDEVLERLSKLLEDQDRLQRQVRSALAYPITVLVLAVGIFLAMVTFILPVFKGIFDQLGGTLPAFTQLLMSLSTFLQQPLNWLVLVALVAFVVWFYRRTYRSPRGRRSIDRVRLWLPLFGDLIRKAAIARFCRTFGVLFRSGVDVLRALEIVRDTAGNTVIADAVDAARQTIREGGMISPTLQQERAFPPMAVQMIRVGEESGELDSMLTKVADFYELEVEQAIKSLTSLLEPLLIVVLGGLVGSVILAMYLPLFTVFDLIK
- a CDS encoding type IV pilus twitching motility protein PilT, translated to MPVAIETLMQHVIDSAGSDLHIAAGTPPCIRVGGALHFVGNEPLSPADSEALILPLLSNNQRLQLEQNWELDCSYSHGGTRFRVNVYKDKGNYAAALRALSSRIPTIQELGLPPVMREIADRPRGLVLVTGPTGSGKTTTLASLVDYINGSRSEHILTVEDPIEYLFVPKRSLINQRQLGEDTKSFANALRAALREDPDVILVGEMRDLETIQLAITAAETGHLVFATLHTSSAAQTVDRMVDVFPPAQQQQIRVQLSNSLVAVFSQTLIPRVQAGRGLQSRVMAQEIMVVNPAIANLIREGKTSQIYSALQTGGSLGMKTLESSLRDLVTSGQIALENALTYTSRPEEFQRMLGGAAPRPATSRPY